A genomic segment from Salvelinus namaycush isolate Seneca unplaced genomic scaffold, SaNama_1.0 Scaffold1456, whole genome shotgun sequence encodes:
- the LOC120036731 gene encoding uncharacterized protein LOC120036731: MIATGGLLRMNRRQDSQRSKNHAENQRKRKQAERKKKNDVVVVKGKLNLCSPSGLVAAVGVVVLMLGIAMAVLGYWPHEGHSQGYASRVSPGEERRDNGRMSYSKSRLVSVTWNNNKDNNTANQTVGELTNQTVGELTNQTVGELTNQTVGELTNQTVGELTNQTVGELTNQTVGELTNQTVGELIKQTVGELTNQTVGELTNQTVGELTNQTSAELTNQTSDVMNGSVPQPVPVSTSPRSPSGGFLTEFLDSYLYSDNLKVFGPLVMGIGIFLFICANAVLHENRDQKTKVINLRDIYSTVIDLHSTRTKDYSPINGLVNYVQSRGSVDINSGSFNPGEMLEHGRSPWPSTTVSSHQEELSSSEQQCRRPSMAGRQRSWSRDNQTFPESVYSIYRDQKRRCSEQTPYPRQWDSEQASYPRQWDSEQATYLRQWDSDQASYPRQWDSEQASYPRLRDSEQASYTRQRDSEQASYPRQRDSEQASYPRQRDSEQASYPRQWEGAASIVSSSFNAFTLPIITLNNCAVEEGGQAEREEEEIIDVKDFSGNGIEQEQVAGYSQCLGTKEKESSRRTSMNPQESYSQSLGTKEKESSRRTSMNPQEYEGGTIMTLTEPDEALQGQTLTPQGSQLFPPSPVFRAMTGMGSRLSLNSLSNQGGDQPQSARRCSLTVAVCRQGDRARRYSCTRLERSNSKGYIKLETVDGDSFEAPDVMTSCVPDSNQEEEVVAEAEAAQGKRERVRVTLSSSLTEL; encoded by the exons ATGATTGCCACGGGCGGTCTGCTGCGTATGAACCGGCGCCAAGACTCCCAGCGATCCAAGAACCACGCTGAGAACCAGAGGAAGAGGAAACAAgcagagaggaagaagaagaacgaTGTGGTAGTG GTGAAGGGGAAACTCAACCTGTGTTCCCCATCTGGGCTGGTGGCTGCGGTGGGGGTAGTGGTGTTGATGCTGGGGATAGCCATGGCTGTACTGGGCTACTGGCCACACGAAGGCCACAGCCAGGGGTATGCATCCAGGGTATCACCAGGGGAGGAGCGGAGAGACAACGGCAGGATGAGCTACTCCAAGAGCCGCCTGGTGTCTGTCACCTGGAACAATAACAAggacaacaacacagccaaccaGACTGTTGGGGAGTTGACCAACCAGACTGTTGGGGAGTTGACCAACCAGACTGTTGGGGAGTTGACCAACCAGACTGTTGGGGAGTTGACCAACCAGACTGTTGGGGAGTTGACCAACCAGACTGTTGGGGAGTTGACCAACCAGACTGTTGGGGAGTTGACCAACCAGACTGTTGGGGAGTTGATCAAGCAGACTGTTGGGGAGTTGACCAACCAGACTGTTGGGGAGTTGACCAACCAGACTGTTGGGGAGTTGACCAACCAGACGAGTGCTGAGTTGACAAATCAGACGAGTGATGTTATGAATGGAAGTGTTCCTCAACCTGTACCTGTGTCTACAAGTCCTCGTTCTCCCTCGGGTGGGTTTCTCACTGAGTTCCTGGACAGCTATCTCTACTCAGACAACTTGAAGGTGTTTGGGCCCTTAGTGATGGGGATTGGCATCTTCCTCTTCATCTGCGCTAACGCTGTGCTTCACGAGAACAGAGACCAGAAGACCAAAGTCATCAACCTCAGAGATATCTACTCCACGGTCATCGACCTCCACAGCACACGGACCAAGGACTACTCGCCGATTAACGGACTAGTGAACTATGTGCAGTCCAGGGGCAGTGTGGACATAAATTCGGGTTCGTTCAATCCTGGCGAGATGCTAGAGCATGGTCGCAGCCCTTGGCCCTCCACTACCGTGTCAAGCCACCAGGAGGAGTTAAGTAGCAGTGAGCAGCAGTGTAGACGACCGTCAATGGCGGGCCGGCAGCGGAGCTGGTCCAGAGACAACCAGACGTTCCCGGAAAGTGTGTATAGCATCTACAGAGACCAGAAGCGCAG GTGTTCAGAGCAGACACCCTACCCCAGGCAGTGGGACTCAGAGCAGGCCTCGTACCCCAGACAGTGGGACTCAGAGCAGGCGACATACCTCAGACAGTGGGACTCAGACCAGGCCTCGTACCCCAGGCAGTGGGACTCAGAGCAGGCCTCGTACCCCAGACTGCGGGACTCAGAGCAGGCCTCGTACACCAGGCAGCGGGACTCAGAGCAGGCCTCGTACCCCAGGCAGCGGGACTCAGAGCAGGCCTCGTACCCCAGACAGCGGGACTCAGAGCAGGCCTCGTACCCCAGGCAGTGGGAGGGTGCAGCATCCATTGTCAGTTCTTCTTTTAACGCCTTCACCCTCCCGATCATCACACTTAACAACTGTGCAGTGGAGGAGGGGGGACAGgccgagagagaggaggaagagattaTAGATGTGAAGGATTTTAGTGGAAATGGGATTGAGCAAGAGCAAGTAGCAGGTTATAGTCAATGTCTGGGTACTAAAGAGAAGGAGTCTTCAAGGAGGACCTCGATGAATCCCCAGGAATCCTATAGTCAAAGTCTGGGTACTAAAGAGAAGGAGTCTTCAAGGAGGACCTCGATGAATCCCCAGGAATATGAGGGTGGTACCATCATGACCCTAACTGAACCAGATGAGGCGCTACAAGGACAGACTCTCACCCCACAAGGCTCCCAACTGTTCCCCCCATCTCCCGTTTTCAGGGCGATGACGGGGATGGGATCTCGCCTGTCACTCAACTCCCTCTCCAACCAAGGGGGGGACCAGCCCCAGTCGGCGCGACGATGCAGCCTCACCGTGGCCGTCTGTCGTCAAGGCGACCGGGCGCGTCGGTACAGCTGTACGCGTCTGGAGCGTTCGAACAGTAAGGGATACATCAAACTGGAAACCGTGGACGGAGATTCCTTCGAGGCACCAGATGTAATGACTTCCTGTGTGCCCGACTCGAATCAGGAAGAAGAAGTAGTAGCAGAAGCAGAAGCAGCtcaaggaaaaagagagagggtgagagtcaCCCTTAGCTCTTCTTTAACAGAACTCTAG
- the LOC120036732 gene encoding uncharacterized protein LOC120036732, which produces MYTGPYRCIQVHTGVYRSIQVYTGLYRCIQVHTGVYRSIQVYTGPYRCIQVHTGVYRSIQVYTGPYRCIQVYTGVYRSIQVYTGPYRCIQVHTGVYRSIQVYTGLYRCIQVHTGVYRSIQVYTGPYRCIRVHTGVYRSIQVYTGPYRCIQVHTGVYRSIQVYTGPYRCIQVHTGVYRSIQVYTGPYRCIQVHTGVYRSIQVYTGPYRCIQVYTGVYRSIQVYTGLYRCIQVHTGVYRSIQVYTGPYRCIQVHTGVYRSIQVYTGLYRCIQVHTGVYRSIQVYTGLYRCIQVHTGVYRSIQVYTGPYRCIQVHTGVYRSIQVYTGPYRCIQVYTGVYRSIQVYTGPYRCIQVHTGVYRSIQVYTGLYRCIQVHTGVYRSIQVYTGPYRCIRVHTGVYRSIQVYTGPYRCIQVHTGVYRSIQVYTGPYRCIQVHTGVYRSIQVYTGPYRCIQVHTGVYRSIQVYTGPYRCIQVYTGVYRSIQVYTGLYRCIHESPYQKAMGKQ; this is translated from the coding sequence ATGTATACAGGTCCATACAGGTGTATACAGGTCCATACAGGTGTATACAGGTCTATACAGGTGTATACAGGTCTATACAGGTGTATACAGGTCCATACAGGTGTATACAGGTCCATACAGGTGTATACAGGTCCATACAGGTGTATACAGGTCCATACAGGTGTATACAGGTCCATACAGGTGTATACAGGTCCATACAGGTGTATACAGGTCTATACAGGTGTATACAGGTCTATACAGGTGTATACAGGTCCATACAGGTGTATACAGGTCCATACAGGTGTATACAGGTCTATACAGGTGTATACAGGTCTATACAGGTGTATACAGGTCCATACAGGTGTATACAGGTCTATACAGGTGTATACAGGTCCATACAGGTGTATACGGGTCCATACAGGTGTATACAGGTCCATACAGGTGTATACAGGTCCATACAGGTGTATACAGGTCCATACAGGTGTATACAGGTCTATACAGGTGTATACAGGTCCATACAGGTGTATACAGGTCCATACAGGTGTATACAGGTCTATACAGGTGTATACAGGTCCATACAGGTGTATACAGGTCCATACAGGTGTATACAGGTCTATACAGGTGTATACAGGTCCATACAGGTGTATACAGGTCTATACAGGTGTATACAGGTCCATACAGGTGTATACAGGTCTATACAGGTGTATACAGGTCCATACAGGTGTATACAGGTCCATACAGGTGTATACAGGTCCATACAGGTGTATACAGGTCCATACAGGTGTATACAGGTCCATACAGGTGTATACAGGTCTATACAGGTGTATACAGGTCCATACAGGTGTATACAGGTCTATACAGGTGTATACAGGTCTATACAGGTGTATACAGGTCCATACAGGTGTATACAGGTCCATACAGGTGTATACAGGTCCATACAGGTGTATACAGGTCCATACAGGTGTATACAGGTCCATACAGGTGTATACAGGTCCATACAGGTGTATACAGGTCTATACAGGTGTATACAGGTCTATACAGGTGTATACAGGTCCATACAGGTGTATACAGGTCCATACAGGTGTATACAGGTCTATACAGGTGTATACAGGTCTATACAGGTGTATACAGGTCCATACAGGTGTATACAGGTCTATACAGGTGTATACAGGTCCATACAGGTGTATACGGGTCCATACAGGTGTATACAGGTCCATACAGGTGTATACAGGTCCATACAGGTGTATACAGGTCCATACAGGTGTATACAGGTCTATACAGGTGTATACAGGTCCATACAGGTGTATACAGGTCCATACAGGTGTATACAGGTCTATACAGGTGTATACAGGTCCATACAGGTGTATACAGGTCCATACAGGTGTATACAGGTCTATACAGGTGTATACAGGTCCATACAGGTGTATACAGGTCTATACAGGTGTATACAGGTCCATACAGGTGTATACAGGTCTATACAGGTGTATACATGAGAGCCCTTATCAGAAAGCCATGGGGAAACAGTGA